The Glycine soja cultivar W05 chromosome 6, ASM419377v2, whole genome shotgun sequence genome has a window encoding:
- the LOC114414748 gene encoding WD40 repeat-containing protein HOS15-like isoform X1: protein MLININIYFGYYAATLPFSSQLHHSIPKFFIFTICQRVSLFRPYYDGFYKVRRFGFTHSAFAFGYEAGIDKSKNDDSVVPPGALVTFIQKGIQYLELEANLSGSDADMDEDFSFLQPLDLITKGPSELHNIVKARKENLRQHKFESNKIINDLSQDDPRREETEKERKEKENEHTLEKIRLEKDKEPPKPEYKEIQHTDQNHTEKPEDKITVENLENRAQGGAEPMEISQSPMSSPDDTPCGYVKLLKGHTSEVFACAWNPSAPLLASGSGDSTARIWKIADGACDSSVQNEPVNVVVLQHFKESTNEKSKDVTTLDWNGDGTLLATGSYDGQARIWSRDGELNCTLNKHRGPIFSLKWNKKGDYLLSGSVDKTAIVWNIKTVEWKQLFEFHTGPTLDVDWRNNVSFATCSTDKMIHVCKIGENRPIKTFSGHQDEVNAIKWDPSGSLLASCSDDHTAKIWSLKQDNFLHDLKEHVKGIYTIRWSPTGPGTNSPNQQLVLASASFDSTIKLWDVELGNVLYSLNGHRDPVYSVAFSPNGEYLASGSMDRYLHIWSVKEGKIVKTYTGKGGIFEVNWNKDGDKVAACFSNNIVCVLDFRM, encoded by the exons ATGCTCATCAATATCAACATCTATTTCGGATACTATGCAGCAACtcttccattttcttcacaATTACATCACTCTATACCgaaattttttatcttcacTATTTGCcaacgtgtttctctctttagaCCGTATTATGATGGTTTCTACAAAGTTCGTAGATTCG GTTTTACTCATTCTGCATTTGCATTCGGGTATGAAGCTGGGATTGATAAAAGCAAAAATGATGATAGTGTGGTTCCACCGGGTGCTCTTGTTACTTTCATACAGAAAGGAATTCAATATCTTGAGCTGGAAGCAAACTTGAGTGGt AGTGATGCTGACATGGATGAGGATTTTTCATTTCTACAACCTCTGGATCTTATCACAAAGGGCCCAAGTGAACTACACAATATAGTGAAAGCCAGAAAGGAAAATCTACGTCAGcataaatttgaatcaaataaaataataaatgactTGAGTCAGGATGACCCAAGGAGGGAGGAAACTGagaaagagaggaaagaaaaggaaaatgaacACACATTGGAAAAAATTAGGTTAGAGAAAGATAAGGAGCCGCCAAAGCCTGAGTATAAAGAAATACAGCACACCGATCAAAACCATACAGAGAAACCTGAAGATAAGATTACTGTCGAAAATCTAGAAAATAGAGCACAAGGAG GGGCTGAGCCAATGGAGATCTCCCAGAGCCCCATGTCGTCGCCTGATGATACTCCATGTGGTTATGTAAAACTTTTGAAAGGTCATACATCAGAG GTTTTTGCTTGTGCATGGAATCCATCAGCTCCACTTCTTGCATCTGG GTCTGGAGATTCAACAGCTCGAATTTGGAAAATTGCTGATGGAGCTTGTGACTCTAGTGTGCAAAATGAACCAGTAAATGTTGTGGTGCTGCAGCACTTCAAAGAAAGCACCAATGAAAAAAGCAAGGATGTGACAACACTTGACTGGAAT GGGGATGGAACACTATTGGCAACTGGTTCCTATGATGGCCAAGCAAGAATATGGAGTAGAGATG GGGAGTTGAATTGTACACTAAACAAGCACAGAGGTCCAATCTTTTCTCTAAAGTGGAACAAGAAGGGGGATTATCTTCTTAGTGGAAGTGTGGATAAGACTGCTATTGTATGGAATATAAAGACTGTGGAATGGAAACaactatttgaatttcacaccg GCCCAACTCTTGATGTTGATTGGCGAAACAATGTTTCATTTGCTACATGCTCCACTGATAAAATGATACATGTTTGCAAAATTGGAGAGAATAGACCAATCAAAACTTTCTCAGGGCATCAG GATGAAGTTAATGCCATTAAATGGGACCCATCAGGTTCTTTGCTGGCTTCCTGCTCCGACGATCACACTGCAAAA ATATGGAGTCTAAAGCAGGACAACTTTTTGCATGATTTGAAGGAACATGTCAAG GGGATATATACAATCCGATGGAGCCCTACAGGCCCTGGTACCAACAGTCCCAATCAGCAGCTAGTACTAGCAAG TGCCTCATTCGACTCAACAATAAAGCTCTGGGATGTGGAACTAGGGAATGTACTCTACAGCTTAAATGGCCACAG GGATCCTGTATATTCCGTTGCATTCAGCCCTAATGGGGAGTACCTGGCCAGTGGCTCCATGGATAGATACCTGCATATATGGTCCGTGAAGGAGGGCAAGATTGTAAAAACATACACTGGAAAAGGTGGGATATTTGAAGTTAATTGGAACAAAGATGGTGATAAAGTTGCTGCTTGTTTTTCAAACAATATAGTTTGTGTTTTGGATTTTCGGATGTAA
- the LOC114414748 gene encoding WD40 repeat-containing protein HOS15-like isoform X3, with product MDEDFSFLQPLDLITKGPSELHNIVKARKENLRQHKFESNKIINDLSQDDPRREETEKERKEKENEHTLEKIRLEKDKEPPKPEYKEIQHTDQNHTEKPEDKITVENLENRAQGGAEPMEISQSPMSSPDDTPCGYVKLLKGHTSEVFACAWNPSAPLLASGSGDSTARIWKIADGACDSSVQNEPVNVVVLQHFKESTNEKSKDVTTLDWNGDGTLLATGSYDGQARIWSRDGELNCTLNKHRGPIFSLKWNKKGDYLLSGSVDKTAIVWNIKTVEWKQLFEFHTGPTLDVDWRNNVSFATCSTDKMIHVCKIGENRPIKTFSGHQDEVNAIKWDPSGSLLASCSDDHTAKIWSLKQDNFLHDLKEHVKGIYTIRWSPTGPGTNSPNQQLVLASASFDSTIKLWDVELGNVLYSLNGHRDPVYSVAFSPNGEYLASGSMDRYLHIWSVKEGKIVKTYTGKGGIFEVNWNKDGDKVAACFSNNIVCVLDFRM from the exons ATGGATGAGGATTTTTCATTTCTACAACCTCTGGATCTTATCACAAAGGGCCCAAGTGAACTACACAATATAGTGAAAGCCAGAAAGGAAAATCTACGTCAGcataaatttgaatcaaataaaataataaatgactTGAGTCAGGATGACCCAAGGAGGGAGGAAACTGagaaagagaggaaagaaaaggaaaatgaacACACATTGGAAAAAATTAGGTTAGAGAAAGATAAGGAGCCGCCAAAGCCTGAGTATAAAGAAATACAGCACACCGATCAAAACCATACAGAGAAACCTGAAGATAAGATTACTGTCGAAAATCTAGAAAATAGAGCACAAGGAG GGGCTGAGCCAATGGAGATCTCCCAGAGCCCCATGTCGTCGCCTGATGATACTCCATGTGGTTATGTAAAACTTTTGAAAGGTCATACATCAGAG GTTTTTGCTTGTGCATGGAATCCATCAGCTCCACTTCTTGCATCTGG GTCTGGAGATTCAACAGCTCGAATTTGGAAAATTGCTGATGGAGCTTGTGACTCTAGTGTGCAAAATGAACCAGTAAATGTTGTGGTGCTGCAGCACTTCAAAGAAAGCACCAATGAAAAAAGCAAGGATGTGACAACACTTGACTGGAAT GGGGATGGAACACTATTGGCAACTGGTTCCTATGATGGCCAAGCAAGAATATGGAGTAGAGATG GGGAGTTGAATTGTACACTAAACAAGCACAGAGGTCCAATCTTTTCTCTAAAGTGGAACAAGAAGGGGGATTATCTTCTTAGTGGAAGTGTGGATAAGACTGCTATTGTATGGAATATAAAGACTGTGGAATGGAAACaactatttgaatttcacaccg GCCCAACTCTTGATGTTGATTGGCGAAACAATGTTTCATTTGCTACATGCTCCACTGATAAAATGATACATGTTTGCAAAATTGGAGAGAATAGACCAATCAAAACTTTCTCAGGGCATCAG GATGAAGTTAATGCCATTAAATGGGACCCATCAGGTTCTTTGCTGGCTTCCTGCTCCGACGATCACACTGCAAAA ATATGGAGTCTAAAGCAGGACAACTTTTTGCATGATTTGAAGGAACATGTCAAG GGGATATATACAATCCGATGGAGCCCTACAGGCCCTGGTACCAACAGTCCCAATCAGCAGCTAGTACTAGCAAG TGCCTCATTCGACTCAACAATAAAGCTCTGGGATGTGGAACTAGGGAATGTACTCTACAGCTTAAATGGCCACAG GGATCCTGTATATTCCGTTGCATTCAGCCCTAATGGGGAGTACCTGGCCAGTGGCTCCATGGATAGATACCTGCATATATGGTCCGTGAAGGAGGGCAAGATTGTAAAAACATACACTGGAAAAGGTGGGATATTTGAAGTTAATTGGAACAAAGATGGTGATAAAGTTGCTGCTTGTTTTTCAAACAATATAGTTTGTGTTTTGGATTTTCGGATGTAA
- the LOC114414751 gene encoding uncharacterized protein LOC114414751 isoform X2 encodes MALLHRVMHTITIPSMYQHQRWQHAWMLPPLTIWICVSITLRYGYYGDSCILLGPASSRLMKTSSVFVKQLQVSNKDNNQVILHAFNEKPELSSQTNWTVSNLCLVEAYKSKGISLWLNQGSTIRMGWEAHTTSSLDQLHGMVIKGEKKFKLPQAKQTSFPNAMALHKIVNGKEAEYKVEEDNMYHMGVLNMNARNIILNMKVNVSAKVYDTTKGKKMCSTANGSCRLSFVFPNTQYVIFTAPGKGDGGSYVEISFLARVLTYILLLGALMIVVYLILKFLGVYDGGDRNSRVTVDATYRTSDVVARQTETEPLMQVETNRWTYGTNAKDDEEEDSGASSSSSEELYDEKLCCICYDEQRNSFFVPCGHCATCYDCAERIVDGESKVCPICRRLIHKVRRLYHN; translated from the exons ATGGCTCTGTTACACCGAGTCATGCACACTATCACTATACCATCCATGTATCAGCATCAGCGGTGGCAACATGCTTGGATGCTGCCTCCTCTCACCATTTGGATTTGTG TTTCAATCACACTCCGTTATGGTTATTACGGCGATTCTTGCATCCTGCTTGGCCCTGCCTCATCCCGTTTGATGAAGACCAGTTCTGTTTTTGTGAAGCAGCTTCAAGTGTCAAACAAGGACAATAATCAAGTTATTCTTCATGCCTTCAATGAGAAGCCCGAGTTAAGCTCCCAAACTAATTGGACAGTGTCAAATTTGTGTCTTGTTGAAGCGTATAAAAGCAAG GGAATTTCTTTGTGGTTAAATCAGGGCTCCACCATCCGTATGGGGTGGGAAGCACACACTACTAGTAGTTTGGATCAGCTACATGGGATGGTGATCAAAG gagaaaagaagtttaaacTGCCACAGGCTAAACAAACGAGCTTCCCCAATGCAATGGCTCTTCACAAGATTGTTAATG GTAAAGAAGCTGAATACAAGGTTGAGGAAGATAATATGTACCACATGGGGGTTCTAAACATGAATGCCAGGAACATTATCTTGAATATGAAAGTTAATGTTTCGGCAAAGGTATATGATACCACCAAAGGCAAGAAGATGTGCTCTACTGCAAATGGATCGTGTAGGCTCAGTTTTGTCTTCCCTAATACTCAGTATGTTATTTTTACGGCACCTGGCAAA GGAGATGGGGGTTCGTATGTTGAAATTTCTTTTCTGGCTCGTGTGTTGACCTACATATTACTTTTAG GAGCTCTTATGATTGTTGTTTATCTGATTCTGAAGTTCCTTGGAGTCTATGATGGTGGTGATCGGAATAGTCGTGTGACTGTCGACGCCACATACAGAACAAGTGATGTAGTGGCAAGGCAAACCGAAACTGAGCCCTTGATGCAAGTGGAGACAAATCGATGGACATATGGAACAAATGCAAAAGAtgacgaagaagaagattcaggAGCATCCAGTAGCTCTTCAGAGGAGTTATATGATGAAAAATTATGTTGCATTTGTTACGATGAACAACGCAACAGCTTCTTTGTTCCTTGTGGGCATTGTGCCACTTGCTATGACTGTGCAGAGAG GATTGTAGATGGGGAGAGCAAAGTGTGCCCTATATGCCGAAGGCTTATTCACAAAGTACGACGATTATATCATAATTAG
- the LOC114414749 gene encoding putative cyclin-A3-1: protein METRAAAKRKANAATIVFVEKQYPNKRQRVVLGELPNLQNLIVSETQNSRKEKLLCRKNPNEKKPSPTNNNTFPSPQINESYDSDIHGYLREMEMQNKRRPMVDYIEKVQKIVTPTMRAILVDWLVEVAVEYKLLSDTLHLSVSYIDRFLSVNPVSKSRLQLLGVSSMLIAAKYEEMDPPGVDEFCSITDHTYDKTEVVKMEADILKSLKFEMGNPTVSTFLRRYADVASNDQKTPNLQIDFLGSYIGELSLLDYDCLRFLPSIVAASVIFLAKFIICPEVHPWTSSLCECSGYKPAELKECVLILHDLYLSRKAASFKAVRAKYKQQKFECVANLPTPPYVPSCYFEDQWCSEFLDK from the exons ATGGAGACTCGCGCCGCCGCAAAGAGAAAGGCAAATGCCGCCACCATAGTCTTTGTCGAAAAACAATACCCCAACAAGAGGCAGCGGGTTGTGTTGGGTGAACTTCCCAATTTACAAAACCTTATTGTCTCCGAAACTCAAAATTCGCGCAAAGAGAAGCTCCTATGTCGGAAGAATCCCAATGAGAAGAAACCATCACCCACAAACAACAACACCTTTCCTTCCCCTCAGATCAACGAATCTTATGATTCGGATATCCACGGGTATCTTCGTGAAATGGAG ATGCAGAATAAGAGAAGACCAATGGTTGACTACATTGAAAAGGTTCAGAAAATCGTTACCCCAACCATGAGAGCAATATTGGTGGATTGGTTAGTGGAGGTAGCTGTGGAGTACAAGCTTCTATCGGATACTCTTCATCTCTCTGTATCATACATCGATAGGTTTTTATCAGTTAATCCAGTCAGTAAATCCAGACTTCAGTTACTGGGTGTTTCGTCCATGCTCATTGCTGC AAAATATGAGGAGATGGATCCACCTGGTGTGGACGAGTTTTGCAGCATCACTGATCACACTTATGACAAGACAGAG GTTGTGAAGATGGAAGCTGACATACTTAAGTCCCTAAAGTTTGAAATGGGAAATCCTACTGTAAGCACCTTTCTAAG GAGGTATGCTGATGTTGCTTCTAATGACCAAAAA actCCAAATTTGCAGATTGACTTTTTGGGCAGCTATATTGGCGAGCTAAGTTTGTTGGACTATGATTGTTTAAGATTCTTGCCTTCTATTGTGGCTGCCTCGGTTATATTTCTTGCCAAGTTCATTATCTGTCCTGAAGTGCATCCATGg ACTTCTTCCTTGTGTGAATGCTCGGGTTACAAGCCAGCTGAGTTGAAAGAATGTGTCCTTATCTTGCATGACTTGTATTTGTCAAGAAAGGCAGCATCCTTCAAAGCTGTTCGGGCAAAATACAAGCAGCAAAAG TTCGAATGTGTGGCAAACCTGCCTACCCCTCCATATGTACCGAGTTGTTACTTTGAAGACCAGTGGTGCAGTGAATTCCTTGATAAATGA
- the LOC114414747 gene encoding MFP1 attachment factor 1-like: protein MSDPENTPAPQSEQDSSSPPPAQDQPLAAAAKLGPAAVSFSIWPPTQRTRDAVITRLIETLSSPSVLSKRYGTMSPDEASASARQIEDEAFSVAASSAASDNDGIEILQVYSKEISKRMLDTVKAKSTAASAAVDNGTPASDAAPPPAADGDSAAVAESET from the coding sequence ATGTCTGACCCGGAAAATACACCCGCGCCCCAATCGGAGCAAGACTCCTCTTCGCCGCCGCCCGCCCAAGACCAACCCCTCGCAGCTGCCGCCAAGCTCGGCCCCGCCGCCGTCTCCTTCAGCATATGGCCCCCCACTCAGCGCACGCGCGACGCCGTCATCACTCGCCTCATCGAAACCCTATCCTCCCCCTCCGTCCTCTCCAAGCGCTACGGCACAATGTCCCCCGACGAGGCCTCCGCCTCCGCCCGCCAGATCGAGGACGAGGCCTTCTCCGTCGCCGCCAGCTCCGCCGCCTCCGACAATGACGGGATCGAGATCCTCCAGGTCTACTCCAAGGAGATCAGCAAACGGATGCTCGACACCGTCAAGGCCAAATCCACCGCCGCTTCCGCCGCTGTCGATAACGGGACTCCTGCCTCGGATGCTGCTCCTCCCCCCGCCGCAGATGGAGACTCCGCCGCTGTCGCCGAGTCCGAAACCTGA
- the LOC114414750 gene encoding putative cyclin-A3-1 translates to MQRKRRPMIDYMDKVQKQVTTTMRTILVDWLVEVAEEYKLLSDTLHLSVSYIDRFLSVNPVSKSRLQLLGVSSMLIAAKYEEVDPPRVDPFCNITDNTYHKAEVVKMEADMLTTLKFEMGNPTVNTFLRRFANVASENQKTPNLQIEFLVGYLAELSLLDYDCLRFSPSIMAASVIFLARFIIWPEVHPWTSLSECLGYEPAD, encoded by the exons ATGCAGAGAAAGAGAAGGCCAATGATTGATTACATGGACAAAGTTCAGAAACAAGTTACGACAACTATGAGGACAATATTGGTGGATTGGTTGGTAGAGGTAGCTGAGGAGTACAAGCTTCTCTCCGATACCCTTCATCTATCTGTTTCGTACATCGATAGGTTTTTGTCTGTTAATCCTGTTAGCAAATCAAGACTTCAGTTACTGGGTGTTTCATCCATGCTCATTGCTGC CAAGTATGAGGAAGTTGACCCACCCCGTGTTGACCCGTTCTGCAACATCACTGATAACACATACCACAAGGCAGAG GTTGTAAAGATGGAAGCTGACATGCTCACGACCCTAAAGTTTGAGATGGGAAATCCAACTGTAAACACCTTTCTAAG GAGGTTTGCAAATGTTGCTTCTGAGAACCAAAAA aCACCAAATTTGCAGATTGAATTTTTGGTTGGCTACCTTGCTGAGCTAAGCTTGCTGGACTATGATTGTTTAAGATTCTCGCCTTCTATCATGGCTGCATCAGTTATATTTCTTGCCAGGTTTATTATCTGGCCTGAAGTGCATCCTTGG ACTTCTTTGTCTGAATGCTTGGGTTATGAACCAGCTGATTGA
- the LOC114414751 gene encoding uncharacterized protein LOC114414751 isoform X1 — translation MLGCCLLSPFGFVAYNFSSSLGSLLPLISLSHALPFCFFLSFCFTVSITLRYGYYGDSCILLGPASSRLMKTSSVFVKQLQVSNKDNNQVILHAFNEKPELSSQTNWTVSNLCLVEAYKSKGISLWLNQGSTIRMGWEAHTTSSLDQLHGMVIKGEKKFKLPQAKQTSFPNAMALHKIVNGKEAEYKVEEDNMYHMGVLNMNARNIILNMKVNVSAKVYDTTKGKKMCSTANGSCRLSFVFPNTQYVIFTAPGKGDGGSYVEISFLARVLTYILLLGALMIVVYLILKFLGVYDGGDRNSRVTVDATYRTSDVVARQTETEPLMQVETNRWTYGTNAKDDEEEDSGASSSSSEELYDEKLCCICYDEQRNSFFVPCGHCATCYDCAERIVDGESKVCPICRRLIHKVRRLYHN, via the exons ATGCTTGGATGCTGCCTCCTCTCACCATTTGGATTTGTGGcatataatttttcatcttctttAGGTTCCCTCCTTCCCTTGATCTCTCTTTCTCATGCATTGcccttttgtttctttctttctttctgttttACAGTTTCAATCACACTCCGTTATGGTTATTACGGCGATTCTTGCATCCTGCTTGGCCCTGCCTCATCCCGTTTGATGAAGACCAGTTCTGTTTTTGTGAAGCAGCTTCAAGTGTCAAACAAGGACAATAATCAAGTTATTCTTCATGCCTTCAATGAGAAGCCCGAGTTAAGCTCCCAAACTAATTGGACAGTGTCAAATTTGTGTCTTGTTGAAGCGTATAAAAGCAAG GGAATTTCTTTGTGGTTAAATCAGGGCTCCACCATCCGTATGGGGTGGGAAGCACACACTACTAGTAGTTTGGATCAGCTACATGGGATGGTGATCAAAG gagaaaagaagtttaaacTGCCACAGGCTAAACAAACGAGCTTCCCCAATGCAATGGCTCTTCACAAGATTGTTAATG GTAAAGAAGCTGAATACAAGGTTGAGGAAGATAATATGTACCACATGGGGGTTCTAAACATGAATGCCAGGAACATTATCTTGAATATGAAAGTTAATGTTTCGGCAAAGGTATATGATACCACCAAAGGCAAGAAGATGTGCTCTACTGCAAATGGATCGTGTAGGCTCAGTTTTGTCTTCCCTAATACTCAGTATGTTATTTTTACGGCACCTGGCAAA GGAGATGGGGGTTCGTATGTTGAAATTTCTTTTCTGGCTCGTGTGTTGACCTACATATTACTTTTAG GAGCTCTTATGATTGTTGTTTATCTGATTCTGAAGTTCCTTGGAGTCTATGATGGTGGTGATCGGAATAGTCGTGTGACTGTCGACGCCACATACAGAACAAGTGATGTAGTGGCAAGGCAAACCGAAACTGAGCCCTTGATGCAAGTGGAGACAAATCGATGGACATATGGAACAAATGCAAAAGAtgacgaagaagaagattcaggAGCATCCAGTAGCTCTTCAGAGGAGTTATATGATGAAAAATTATGTTGCATTTGTTACGATGAACAACGCAACAGCTTCTTTGTTCCTTGTGGGCATTGTGCCACTTGCTATGACTGTGCAGAGAG GATTGTAGATGGGGAGAGCAAAGTGTGCCCTATATGCCGAAGGCTTATTCACAAAGTACGACGATTATATCATAATTAG
- the LOC114414748 gene encoding WD40 repeat-containing protein HOS15-like isoform X2: MISITSTELNYLVFRYLHESGFTHSAFAFGYEAGIDKSKNDDSVVPPGALVTFIQKGIQYLELEANLSGSDADMDEDFSFLQPLDLITKGPSELHNIVKARKENLRQHKFESNKIINDLSQDDPRREETEKERKEKENEHTLEKIRLEKDKEPPKPEYKEIQHTDQNHTEKPEDKITVENLENRAQGGAEPMEISQSPMSSPDDTPCGYVKLLKGHTSEVFACAWNPSAPLLASGSGDSTARIWKIADGACDSSVQNEPVNVVVLQHFKESTNEKSKDVTTLDWNGDGTLLATGSYDGQARIWSRDGELNCTLNKHRGPIFSLKWNKKGDYLLSGSVDKTAIVWNIKTVEWKQLFEFHTGPTLDVDWRNNVSFATCSTDKMIHVCKIGENRPIKTFSGHQDEVNAIKWDPSGSLLASCSDDHTAKIWSLKQDNFLHDLKEHVKGIYTIRWSPTGPGTNSPNQQLVLASASFDSTIKLWDVELGNVLYSLNGHRDPVYSVAFSPNGEYLASGSMDRYLHIWSVKEGKIVKTYTGKGGIFEVNWNKDGDKVAACFSNNIVCVLDFRM; encoded by the exons ATGATCTCAATCACTTCTACTGAATTGAACTACTTAGTCTTCCGTTACCTCCACGAATCAG GTTTTACTCATTCTGCATTTGCATTCGGGTATGAAGCTGGGATTGATAAAAGCAAAAATGATGATAGTGTGGTTCCACCGGGTGCTCTTGTTACTTTCATACAGAAAGGAATTCAATATCTTGAGCTGGAAGCAAACTTGAGTGGt AGTGATGCTGACATGGATGAGGATTTTTCATTTCTACAACCTCTGGATCTTATCACAAAGGGCCCAAGTGAACTACACAATATAGTGAAAGCCAGAAAGGAAAATCTACGTCAGcataaatttgaatcaaataaaataataaatgactTGAGTCAGGATGACCCAAGGAGGGAGGAAACTGagaaagagaggaaagaaaaggaaaatgaacACACATTGGAAAAAATTAGGTTAGAGAAAGATAAGGAGCCGCCAAAGCCTGAGTATAAAGAAATACAGCACACCGATCAAAACCATACAGAGAAACCTGAAGATAAGATTACTGTCGAAAATCTAGAAAATAGAGCACAAGGAG GGGCTGAGCCAATGGAGATCTCCCAGAGCCCCATGTCGTCGCCTGATGATACTCCATGTGGTTATGTAAAACTTTTGAAAGGTCATACATCAGAG GTTTTTGCTTGTGCATGGAATCCATCAGCTCCACTTCTTGCATCTGG GTCTGGAGATTCAACAGCTCGAATTTGGAAAATTGCTGATGGAGCTTGTGACTCTAGTGTGCAAAATGAACCAGTAAATGTTGTGGTGCTGCAGCACTTCAAAGAAAGCACCAATGAAAAAAGCAAGGATGTGACAACACTTGACTGGAAT GGGGATGGAACACTATTGGCAACTGGTTCCTATGATGGCCAAGCAAGAATATGGAGTAGAGATG GGGAGTTGAATTGTACACTAAACAAGCACAGAGGTCCAATCTTTTCTCTAAAGTGGAACAAGAAGGGGGATTATCTTCTTAGTGGAAGTGTGGATAAGACTGCTATTGTATGGAATATAAAGACTGTGGAATGGAAACaactatttgaatttcacaccg GCCCAACTCTTGATGTTGATTGGCGAAACAATGTTTCATTTGCTACATGCTCCACTGATAAAATGATACATGTTTGCAAAATTGGAGAGAATAGACCAATCAAAACTTTCTCAGGGCATCAG GATGAAGTTAATGCCATTAAATGGGACCCATCAGGTTCTTTGCTGGCTTCCTGCTCCGACGATCACACTGCAAAA ATATGGAGTCTAAAGCAGGACAACTTTTTGCATGATTTGAAGGAACATGTCAAG GGGATATATACAATCCGATGGAGCCCTACAGGCCCTGGTACCAACAGTCCCAATCAGCAGCTAGTACTAGCAAG TGCCTCATTCGACTCAACAATAAAGCTCTGGGATGTGGAACTAGGGAATGTACTCTACAGCTTAAATGGCCACAG GGATCCTGTATATTCCGTTGCATTCAGCCCTAATGGGGAGTACCTGGCCAGTGGCTCCATGGATAGATACCTGCATATATGGTCCGTGAAGGAGGGCAAGATTGTAAAAACATACACTGGAAAAGGTGGGATATTTGAAGTTAATTGGAACAAAGATGGTGATAAAGTTGCTGCTTGTTTTTCAAACAATATAGTTTGTGTTTTGGATTTTCGGATGTAA